A single Thermosynechococcus vestitus BP-1 DNA region contains:
- a CDS encoding glycosyltransferase produces the protein MPENSWPENSFYNEADPLDELLSEWVDDPESPPLQPRSEGRRRKAFLALSLIWGTTIAIHLIVGGIWLIYVLTLLMSLQTLRYWRAQPQSLPGSETAESVPPMVSLVVAAKNEEAVIGRLVKNLCRLDYPHYEVWIIDDNSSDRTPDILRELQKQYPHLNVLRRLPGAGGGKSGALNQVLPLTRGEIIGVFDADATVPPDLLQAVVNRFQVASVGAVQVRKAISNADINWLTQGQAVEMILDAYYQQQRVAWGGMGELRGNGQFVRRQALERCGGWNEETITDDLDLSLKLHLHGWQIDVLMNPAVQEEGVTTLLALWHQRNRWSEGGYQSYLDYWQPLLRNRLGWQKSWDVFCWFLIKYAIPTATIPDLLMAVLRHRPPVLVPLTTLSLTISMVGMLRGIPQAQSVGVGQLFWQSLWGTLYMFHWLPVVSTTTLRMALRAKRLRWVKTVHHGT, from the coding sequence ATGCCGGAGAATTCCTGGCCCGAAAACAGTTTCTACAACGAAGCCGATCCCCTCGACGAACTCCTGTCGGAGTGGGTTGATGACCCAGAGAGTCCTCCATTACAACCGCGTTCTGAGGGTCGCCGTCGCAAGGCTTTCCTAGCGTTGTCTCTGATTTGGGGCACCACGATCGCCATTCATCTGATTGTCGGTGGTATCTGGCTTATCTATGTCCTAACCCTCTTGATGAGTTTACAAACCCTGCGCTACTGGCGCGCCCAACCCCAAAGTCTGCCAGGGTCAGAGACAGCAGAAAGTGTGCCGCCGATGGTGTCCTTGGTAGTGGCTGCCAAAAATGAAGAGGCGGTGATTGGTCGCCTGGTAAAAAACCTCTGCCGCTTGGATTATCCCCACTACGAAGTGTGGATCATTGATGACAACAGTAGCGATCGCACCCCCGATATTTTGAGGGAACTACAAAAGCAGTATCCTCACCTGAATGTGCTGCGGCGACTGCCGGGGGCCGGGGGTGGTAAATCCGGTGCTCTCAATCAAGTGCTACCCCTGACACGGGGAGAAATTATTGGCGTCTTTGATGCCGATGCGACGGTCCCCCCAGATCTCCTGCAGGCGGTGGTCAACCGTTTTCAGGTGGCCAGTGTCGGCGCTGTCCAAGTGCGCAAGGCGATCAGTAATGCCGACATCAATTGGCTGACCCAAGGCCAAGCGGTCGAGATGATCCTCGATGCCTACTATCAACAGCAGCGAGTTGCCTGGGGCGGCATGGGAGAACTGCGGGGCAATGGCCAATTTGTGCGGCGGCAAGCCCTAGAGCGCTGTGGGGGCTGGAATGAAGAAACCATTACCGACGATCTGGATCTCAGTCTGAAGCTGCATCTCCACGGCTGGCAGATTGACGTGCTGATGAATCCAGCGGTACAGGAAGAGGGTGTGACTACACTGCTGGCACTGTGGCACCAACGCAATCGCTGGAGCGAGGGGGGCTACCAAAGCTATCTCGACTACTGGCAGCCCTTGCTGCGCAATCGCCTTGGCTGGCAAAAAAGCTGGGATGTGTTTTGCTGGTTTTTGATCAAATATGCGATTCCTACGGCCACCATTCCCGATCTGCTGATGGCCGTGCTGCGCCACCGCCCGCCGGTGCTGGTGCCCTTGACAACGCTGAGCCTGACGATTTCGATGGTGGGGATGCTACGGGGCATTCCTCAGGCTCAATCCGTGGGAGTGGGGCAACTGTTTTGGCAGAGCCTATGGGGAACCCTATACATGTTCCATTGGTTGCCAGTGGTGAGTACGACCACCTTGCGTATGGCCCTACGGGCAAAACGTCTGCGCTGGGTGAAAACGGTGCACCATGGCACCTAG
- a CDS encoding PstS family phosphate ABC transporter substrate-binding protein: MSRNSNLLPLLLSLIFTCGLLGVGAVLVLRLLGHQNPLEQVTGGLSTSPAEKTPERSGANFSDVRNVPSGTFQYGGSTTWAPIRRDVDPLIQVVWPNFRLRYTDPPTGTPGSGSGIRMLLNNQIAFAQSSRPLNEQERQQAQSQGIKLVELPVAIDGLAIAVNPTLQIPGLTVQQVVDIYTGKLRNWSQVGGPNLAITPFSRRLEDGGTVEFFVQEVLGGQQFGTNVVMVRDTTDGLRRLGATAGGIYYASTPEIVGQCSVRPLPLGRQPNQYVPPYQEPYVDSSQCPQRRNTLNYRAFQDGSYPITRRLFVIAKDDNSPDAQAGRAYAALLLTDQGQAIIEKAGYVRLR; the protein is encoded by the coding sequence ATGTCTCGGAATAGTAACCTGCTTCCCTTGCTCCTCTCCCTTATCTTCACCTGTGGCCTGCTGGGGGTGGGGGCAGTGCTTGTCCTGCGGCTCCTAGGCCATCAAAATCCCCTAGAACAAGTCACTGGCGGGTTGTCCACTTCACCGGCAGAAAAAACACCAGAGAGGTCGGGCGCCAATTTCAGTGATGTCAGGAATGTGCCCAGCGGGACATTTCAGTACGGAGGCAGTACGACGTGGGCGCCAATTCGCCGCGATGTCGATCCTTTAATTCAAGTGGTTTGGCCAAATTTTCGTCTGCGCTACACGGATCCACCAACCGGTACACCGGGGTCGGGCAGTGGTATTCGCATGCTACTGAACAATCAAATTGCCTTTGCCCAATCCTCACGCCCTTTGAATGAACAGGAGCGGCAGCAGGCGCAGAGTCAGGGTATCAAACTCGTTGAATTGCCAGTGGCGATCGATGGGCTCGCGATCGCCGTCAATCCAACCCTCCAGATCCCCGGCTTAACAGTCCAGCAGGTGGTTGATATTTACACCGGTAAACTTAGGAACTGGAGTCAAGTGGGGGGGCCCAATCTGGCCATTACCCCCTTTTCACGACGCTTGGAAGATGGGGGTACCGTGGAATTTTTTGTCCAAGAGGTCTTAGGGGGGCAGCAATTTGGCACTAATGTCGTGATGGTACGAGATACGACGGATGGGCTGCGGCGCTTGGGGGCGACTGCGGGCGGAATTTACTACGCATCGACACCGGAAATTGTTGGTCAGTGCAGTGTGCGACCGTTGCCCTTGGGGCGTCAGCCGAATCAGTACGTTCCTCCTTACCAAGAACCCTACGTTGATTCTTCCCAGTGTCCCCAGCGCCGCAACACCCTGAACTATCGAGCCTTTCAGGACGGCAGCTATCCCATTACCCGTCGCTTATTTGTCATTGCTAAGGATGACAATAGCCCAGATGCCCAAGCGGGTCGTGCCTATGCGGCTCTGCTGTTGACCGACCAAGGACAGGCAATCATTGAAAAAGCGGGGTATGTCCGCCTGCGTTAG
- a CDS encoding Tab2/Atab2 family RNA-binding protein, protein MSRWQVDLYRRPLRTPSGLDLWELVICDPEDHFYYTTFCPEPLVSSAWVATEFNSCGQPLPERVQVFRPQSLGLVEGACQQLNIPLEPTRRTAALKHYLCQRAQEYPSLKTYTGEAYDPLAIEQPPPLPLPDDIWGESWQFAAIAPPDLQQLMQYPLRILALEMEMLPESLGLAADTLIPGIILYGGRKSLKLARWFQEQVPYRLEFVPGQPCGVLLHSGLRDRWVFLTFQDSEIAQAGDVFRDRLQKSQGLHFLLIQPTPRDTTYTALWLLQPLE, encoded by the coding sequence ATGTCCCGTTGGCAAGTTGACCTTTACCGTCGGCCTTTGCGTACCCCCAGTGGTCTTGATCTGTGGGAACTGGTGATTTGTGATCCTGAAGACCATTTTTACTACACGACTTTTTGTCCCGAACCGCTGGTGAGCAGTGCCTGGGTTGCCACAGAATTCAACAGTTGCGGTCAGCCCTTGCCAGAGCGGGTACAGGTCTTTCGCCCCCAGAGTTTAGGGCTGGTGGAAGGAGCCTGCCAACAGCTCAACATCCCCCTAGAGCCCACCCGCCGCACTGCTGCTCTGAAGCACTACCTGTGTCAACGCGCTCAGGAATACCCAAGCCTGAAAACCTACACGGGTGAAGCCTACGATCCCTTGGCTATTGAGCAGCCCCCGCCCCTGCCCTTGCCGGATGATATTTGGGGAGAATCTTGGCAGTTTGCAGCGATTGCGCCTCCTGATTTGCAGCAACTGATGCAGTACCCTTTACGGATTCTGGCCTTGGAAATGGAGATGCTGCCGGAGTCCCTAGGCTTGGCGGCAGACACCCTGATTCCGGGAATTATTCTCTATGGGGGTCGCAAATCCTTGAAGCTGGCTCGCTGGTTCCAAGAGCAGGTGCCCTATCGTCTAGAGTTTGTACCGGGGCAGCCCTGTGGCGTTCTCCTGCACAGTGGCCTGCGCGATCGCTGGGTGTTTTTAACGTTTCAGGATTCGGAAATTGCCCAAGCGGGAGACGTGTTTCGCGATCGCCTGCAAAAAAGCCAAGGCTTGCACTTTCTACTCATTCAGCCCACGCCCAGGGACACGACCTACACTGCCCTGTGGCTGCTGCAACCCCTTGAATAG
- a CDS encoding IS630 transposase-related protein: MCQWKLDWQALEPEVAARPADPLDDSLIDRVQQFGIQISTMSAALAWLGMTRKNRCVTKNALRKGNSRWM; encoded by the coding sequence CTGTGTCAATGGAAACTGGATTGGCAGGCCCTGGAGCCAGAGGTTGCTGCGCGTCCCGCTGACCCTTTAGATGACTCTTTAATCGACCGTGTCCAGCAATTTGGCATACAAATTTCCACAATGAGTGCTGCCCTTGCCTGGCTGGGCATGACCCGAAAAAATAGGTGCGTTACCAAGAACGCCCTGAGGAAGGGCAACAGCAGATGGATGTAG
- a CDS encoding putative bifunctional diguanylate cyclase/phosphodiesterase: protein MEQDDSPSFLQFRWPMVNGQTGHGFDFPLGIDPYDLLRDVCARLPLLILFYDNEGHIHSLNQEVTTQLGWDTGDLISGDFLSQCFPDPETQRQMRYWMIHPPNGWQEVPVHGADGQVLEMIWAFVRFPNGEGLICGYNITDMKLTQAALLETSDRYALLTRSINDGIWDWNLTTNETFYSSRWKSILGYQDDEIGNHIDDWLKRIHPQDGDRVKLNLMLHIRGQTPHFHQEFRIQHRNGAYRWVLARGLVLRDVHGNATRVAGSLTDLTEHRLGEAQLLHDGLHDWLTGLANRTLLFDRIEQAARHGRRRPDYKLAILFIDIDRFKVINDSLGHSSGDLILIELANRLTRIVRADDTVARIGGDEFVILLDDISDNNDALAVCDRIHSELDKPFVVNDQPIALRVSIGVALRSAHIEKAENYLRNADIAMYRAKLAGGNRYQVFSEDMHLMARDRLSLEIGLRQAIERDEFTLLYQPIYRLRDNALYGFEALIRWQHPTQGFLLPDRFIPLAEETGLILPIGDWVIWRACRDLQYWHEQFPQCQLSVNVNLSNRQLMHPALPEQVLAALEQTQIPPHCLHLEMTESVGIDQPDQVRETLCKLKAQGIKLSLDDFGTGYSSLRYLTHLPIDILKVDRSFVKLITETEQRPLVIDAIVSLAKGLALEVVAEGVEHPYQVTRLRELGCDYVQGYYFSRPLTTEQVSALLAQIHTP from the coding sequence ATGGAGCAGGATGACTCACCTTCATTTTTGCAATTCAGGTGGCCAATGGTGAATGGTCAAACAGGCCATGGATTTGATTTTCCGCTAGGTATTGATCCCTATGACTTACTGCGGGATGTTTGTGCCCGTTTACCTCTACTCATTCTTTTCTATGACAATGAGGGACACATTCATTCCCTTAACCAAGAGGTGACGACCCAGTTGGGCTGGGATACAGGGGACTTGATCTCAGGGGATTTTTTGAGTCAGTGCTTTCCTGATCCAGAAACCCAGCGGCAGATGCGTTATTGGATGATTCATCCCCCCAACGGTTGGCAGGAGGTACCTGTCCATGGTGCCGATGGTCAAGTTTTAGAGATGATTTGGGCTTTTGTGCGCTTTCCCAATGGGGAAGGTTTAATCTGCGGCTACAACATTACTGATATGAAGTTAACTCAGGCGGCGCTCCTGGAAACGAGCGATCGCTATGCACTGCTGACCCGTAGCATCAATGACGGTATTTGGGACTGGAACCTGACGACCAATGAGACGTTTTATTCCTCGCGCTGGAAAAGCATTCTCGGCTATCAGGATGACGAAATTGGCAACCACATTGACGATTGGCTCAAGCGCATTCACCCCCAAGATGGGGACCGCGTAAAGTTGAATTTAATGCTCCATATCCGCGGTCAAACCCCCCATTTCCACCAAGAGTTTCGCATTCAGCATCGCAATGGTGCCTATCGTTGGGTCTTAGCACGGGGGCTGGTGCTGCGGGATGTCCATGGCAATGCCACACGGGTTGCGGGTTCTCTGACCGATTTGACAGAACATCGTCTTGGGGAGGCACAGTTACTCCATGATGGCCTCCATGACTGGCTGACGGGGTTAGCCAATCGCACACTTCTCTTTGATCGCATAGAGCAGGCGGCTCGCCACGGTCGGCGGCGTCCTGACTACAAGCTTGCAATTTTGTTTATTGACATTGATCGCTTTAAGGTCATTAACGACAGCCTTGGCCACAGTTCTGGGGACTTGATTTTGATCGAATTGGCCAATCGTCTCACCCGCATTGTCCGCGCCGATGACACGGTGGCTCGTATTGGGGGCGATGAGTTTGTGATTTTGCTGGATGATATTAGTGACAACAACGACGCTTTGGCTGTTTGCGATCGCATCCACAGTGAATTGGATAAACCCTTTGTAGTGAATGATCAACCGATCGCGCTCAGGGTGAGTATTGGCGTGGCCCTGCGATCGGCCCACATTGAGAAGGCAGAAAACTATTTGCGCAATGCCGATATTGCCATGTATCGTGCCAAGCTGGCGGGGGGAAATCGCTATCAAGTCTTTAGCGAAGACATGCATTTGATGGCCCGCGATCGCCTCTCCCTAGAAATCGGGCTGCGCCAAGCCATTGAGCGGGACGAATTTACCCTCCTTTATCAGCCCATTTACCGCCTTAGGGACAATGCCCTCTACGGCTTTGAAGCTCTGATTCGCTGGCAGCATCCCACTCAAGGCTTCCTCCTGCCTGATCGTTTCATTCCCCTGGCGGAGGAAACGGGATTGATTCTGCCTATTGGGGACTGGGTCATCTGGCGCGCCTGTCGTGATCTCCAGTACTGGCACGAGCAATTTCCCCAGTGTCAGTTGTCCGTGAACGTGAATTTATCCAATCGGCAACTGATGCACCCTGCCTTGCCCGAGCAAGTGTTGGCTGCTTTGGAACAGACCCAGATTCCTCCCCATTGCCTGCACCTGGAAATGACCGAAAGTGTGGGGATTGATCAGCCAGATCAGGTGCGGGAGACATTATGCAAACTGAAGGCACAGGGAATCAAGCTGAGTCTTGATGACTTTGGCACTGGCTATTCTTCTCTGCGCTATTTGACCCATCTGCCCATCGACATTCTCAAAGTCGATCGCAGCTTTGTAAAGCTCATCACCGAAACCGAGCAAAGACCCCTGGTGATTGATGCCATTGTTAGCCTTGCCAAGGGATTGGCATTGGAAGTGGTTGCTGAAGGGGTGGAGCATCCCTATCAAGTGACGCGACTGCGGGAACTTGGCTGTGACTATGTCCAAGGCTATTATTTCTCCCGACCCCTCACTACTGAGCAGGTGAGTGCCCTATTAGCACAGATTCACACCCCCTAG
- the nrdR gene encoding transcriptional regulator NrdR, whose translation MQCPYCHHTDSRVLESRSAEGGQSIRRRRECLACGRRFTTYERIEFVPITVIKRNGDRESFDRSKLLRGIMTACGKTNIPQQKIEALVDDIEADLQLRSRREVTSAELGEAALQRLRHLSEVAYVRFASVYRQFQGISDFVAELAHLQETPASPELLTISQS comes from the coding sequence ATGCAGTGTCCCTATTGCCACCATACAGATAGTCGTGTTCTAGAGTCTCGATCGGCAGAAGGGGGGCAAAGTATTCGGCGGCGGCGCGAGTGTCTAGCCTGCGGTCGTCGTTTCACCACCTATGAGCGGATTGAGTTTGTGCCCATTACGGTCATTAAGCGCAACGGCGATCGCGAGTCCTTTGATCGCTCGAAATTACTGCGGGGGATTATGACCGCCTGTGGTAAAACCAACATTCCCCAACAAAAAATTGAAGCCCTTGTGGATGATATTGAGGCGGATTTGCAGTTGCGATCGCGCCGCGAAGTCACCAGCGCCGAATTGGGGGAAGCGGCCCTACAACGACTGCGCCACCTGAGTGAAGTGGCCTATGTCCGCTTTGCCTCGGTCTATCGCCAATTCCAGGGCATCAGTGATTTTGTTGCTGAACTTGCCCATCTCCAAGAGACCCCTGCCTCCCCAGAGTTGCTGACGATCTCCCAGTCCTAG
- a CDS encoding GNAT family N-acetyltransferase: MAEFAAALAPELTIQWVNAIASVPQNQWDALALPLETPFFEWEWLHQIEASGSATPQTGWLPHHLLVWRDRQGQRELVAAAPLYVKGHSQGEFVFDHQWADLAARLGIRYYPKLLGMAPFTPAVGYRFLMVEGVDVAMMTKVMLHEIDRLCQRHRFSSCHFLYVDPQWQPAAEAYGYRAWLHHSYIWQNRNYQTFDDYLADFNANQRRNIKRERKAVAQAGLTFRVHQGDEVSRSLLQRMHDFYADTCDKFGWWGSKYLTRQFFEALSDRYRHRVVLFAAYPNSGGQRPIAMSFCITKGTNLYGRYWGCAREIDCLHFSACYYEPIEWAIAHGIQRFDPGAGGRHKKRRGFPATPNYSLHRFYEPRLAEIFDHYIDQINDEEQRLIDTINADLPMKSL; the protein is encoded by the coding sequence ATGGCAGAATTTGCAGCGGCACTGGCACCAGAGCTAACCATTCAGTGGGTGAATGCGATCGCCAGCGTTCCCCAAAACCAGTGGGATGCCCTGGCTTTGCCCCTAGAAACTCCCTTCTTTGAATGGGAATGGCTGCATCAAATTGAAGCCTCCGGCAGTGCAACGCCCCAAACAGGTTGGCTCCCCCATCATTTGCTAGTTTGGCGCGATCGCCAGGGTCAGCGGGAACTGGTGGCCGCAGCGCCTCTGTATGTCAAAGGTCACAGTCAAGGGGAATTTGTCTTTGATCACCAGTGGGCCGATTTAGCCGCGCGGTTGGGTATTCGCTATTATCCAAAGCTCCTGGGGATGGCGCCCTTTACACCGGCGGTGGGCTATCGCTTTCTCATGGTAGAGGGAGTAGATGTGGCCATGATGACCAAGGTGATGCTCCATGAAATTGATCGCCTTTGTCAGCGCCACCGCTTTTCCAGTTGCCACTTTCTCTACGTCGATCCCCAATGGCAACCCGCTGCCGAGGCCTACGGTTATCGGGCTTGGCTCCACCACAGTTACATCTGGCAAAATCGCAACTATCAGACCTTCGACGACTACCTAGCGGACTTCAATGCCAATCAACGCCGCAACATCAAGCGAGAACGCAAGGCTGTGGCTCAAGCGGGTCTGACGTTTCGGGTTCATCAGGGGGATGAGGTCAGCCGTAGCCTGTTGCAACGGATGCACGATTTCTATGCTGATACCTGCGACAAATTTGGCTGGTGGGGCAGCAAGTATCTGACGCGGCAGTTTTTTGAAGCCCTGAGCGATCGCTATCGCCATCGAGTGGTTCTTTTTGCCGCCTATCCCAACAGCGGCGGTCAGCGTCCCATTGCCATGTCCTTTTGCATTACCAAGGGAACCAATCTCTACGGTCGCTATTGGGGCTGTGCCCGTGAAATTGATTGTCTGCACTTTAGTGCCTGCTACTACGAACCCATTGAGTGGGCGATCGCCCACGGCATTCAGCGCTTTGATCCCGGCGCCGGTGGACGTCATAAAAAACGGCGGGGCTTTCCAGCGACGCCCAACTACAGCCTGCACCGTTTCTATGAACCACGTTTAGCGGAAATTTTTGACCACTACATTGACCAGATCAATGACGAAGAGCAAAGACTCATTGATACAATTAATGCTGATTTACCCATGAAGTCCCTCTAG
- a CDS encoding pentapeptide repeat-containing protein, with product MQAEEFLARYAEGQTHFQGVNLAGISVVGADLIGIDLRGASLQGVYFQFCHFGRADFSDALFTGAQLEGCNFTQAIFNDSHFRDAQCHGCVFDRANFQGADLTLAAFCDCNFLSSDLRQVSLSHAVLAGSCLRSTNFRKEKYQEGASLVGADLHHVDLQGTNLSGADLSRVNLQGANLKEANLNAAKLVQANLENTNLQGAILTRATLCEANLVGSNLRQSRLVQADLRGAILNQADLRGAILSEARLDDAQAQGVNLREAVLNKADLRRTDLTGADLQEARLIDAYLARTNLKGANLRQANLMRADLSSALLLEACLEQALMPDGSLFL from the coding sequence ATGCAAGCTGAAGAGTTTCTCGCTCGCTATGCCGAGGGCCAAACCCATTTTCAAGGTGTCAATTTGGCGGGTATTAGTGTTGTGGGCGCCGATTTAATTGGCATCGATCTGCGCGGTGCCAGTTTACAGGGGGTATATTTTCAGTTTTGCCATTTTGGCCGTGCCGACTTTAGCGATGCCCTGTTCACAGGTGCACAGTTGGAGGGATGCAATTTTACCCAAGCGATTTTTAATGACAGTCATTTTCGCGATGCTCAATGTCATGGTTGCGTGTTCGATCGCGCCAATTTTCAGGGAGCAGATCTCACGCTAGCGGCTTTTTGCGACTGTAACTTCCTTAGTAGTGATTTGCGACAGGTCAGCCTAAGCCATGCGGTTTTGGCGGGCTCCTGTTTGCGCAGTACCAACTTTCGCAAAGAGAAATATCAGGAGGGGGCAAGTCTGGTGGGGGCGGATCTGCACCACGTCGATCTCCAAGGAACGAATTTGTCAGGGGCAGATCTCTCACGGGTAAACCTCCAGGGGGCCAATCTCAAGGAAGCCAACCTGAATGCCGCCAAACTTGTTCAAGCAAACTTGGAAAATACCAATCTTCAAGGGGCAATTCTCACCCGTGCCACTCTCTGCGAGGCAAATCTGGTGGGGAGCAATTTGCGGCAGTCACGGCTTGTCCAAGCGGATTTGCGGGGAGCAATTCTCAATCAAGCGGATTTGCGGGGAGCAATTCTCTCAGAGGCGCGGCTCGATGATGCCCAAGCCCAAGGGGTCAATTTGCGGGAAGCGGTTTTGAACAAAGCGGATTTGCGGCGTACGGATTTGACGGGGGCCGATTTGCAGGAAGCTCGCCTGATTGATGCCTACCTCGCCCGCACGAATCTCAAGGGTGCCAATTTACGCCAAGCCAACCTGATGCGTGCTGATCTCAGTAGTGCTCTATTGCTGGAGGCTTGCTTGGAGCAGGCACTGATGCCCGATGGCAGTCTCTTTCTCTAG
- a CDS encoding helix-turn-helix domain-containing protein: MSIPQDDRLEYSLLSERELQVLELVAAGLTNQDIAAKLDISKRTVDNHISNILMKTKSENRVALVRWALAWGKVCLNDVNCCALPTPPTQPHE; the protein is encoded by the coding sequence ATGTCTATACCGCAAGACGATCGGTTGGAATATTCACTGCTGTCGGAGCGTGAGCTACAGGTGTTGGAGCTTGTGGCTGCGGGGCTAACCAACCAAGATATTGCTGCCAAACTAGACATCAGCAAGCGCACCGTAGATAACCACATTAGTAATATTCTGATGAAAACAAAATCAGAGAATCGGGTGGCACTTGTGCGCTGGGCTTTGGCGTGGGGTAAAGTTTGCTTGAATGATGTCAACTGTTGTGCTCTGCCCACCCCCCCTACCCAGCCCCATGAGTGA
- a CDS encoding aminotransferase class I/II-fold pyridoxal phosphate-dependent enzyme, with translation MTTSLLAALLAQNHRIPLHTPGHQRGRGMEPLLRALWGTALEQDLSELPGLDNLAQPTGVLAEAQAVVAATVGSDRAWFLVNGATGGLLAALLATVGPGDRVLVGRNVHRSVIAGLVLAGAKPVYLGVGVDPQWGLPWPVTRDVVAAGLAAYPDTKAVVLVSPTYEGLCSPLLEIAQCVHNHGVPLIVDEAHGSHFAYHPAFPVTALAAGADVVVQSWHKTLGTLTQTAVLHLKGERVSAERLSQALNLVQTSSPNYWLLAALEGAGVQMAQQGEQIYGRLLQWVKTFEWPLPRWQPPGIPQDPLRLTLGTWPIGLTGFALDELLQPQIIAEFPSGRSLTFCLGLGTTQTMLETLADRLKSVYTEYCHNAPLPPLAIPSIPSCQEPALSPREAYFCPQRSIPLRAALNEISAETIAPYPPGIPTVIAGERFTESVIATLQTLQELGAEMVGASDPTLQTLRICKV, from the coding sequence TTGACGACTTCTCTCCTTGCTGCTCTTTTAGCCCAAAACCACAGAATTCCCTTACACACGCCCGGTCATCAACGGGGTCGGGGCATGGAGCCCCTGTTGCGTGCCCTTTGGGGAACCGCCTTAGAACAAGACCTGAGTGAGTTGCCCGGCCTTGATAATTTGGCTCAACCCACAGGGGTGCTGGCAGAGGCACAGGCGGTAGTGGCAGCGACAGTGGGGAGCGATCGCGCCTGGTTTCTCGTCAATGGTGCCACTGGTGGCCTTTTGGCCGCCCTTTTGGCAACCGTTGGTCCTGGCGATCGCGTTCTCGTCGGTCGCAATGTCCACCGCTCAGTGATTGCGGGGCTGGTGTTAGCGGGGGCAAAGCCTGTTTATTTGGGAGTTGGGGTGGATCCGCAGTGGGGGCTGCCATGGCCAGTCACTCGTGATGTGGTTGCCGCTGGCTTGGCCGCCTATCCCGATACTAAGGCAGTGGTGCTTGTCAGTCCCACCTATGAAGGCCTCTGCTCCCCCTTGCTAGAGATTGCCCAGTGTGTCCATAACCACGGTGTGCCGCTCATTGTTGATGAAGCCCACGGCAGCCATTTTGCCTATCATCCCGCCTTTCCTGTTACCGCTTTGGCCGCAGGCGCGGATGTGGTGGTGCAGTCGTGGCACAAAACCCTCGGAACGTTAACCCAAACGGCAGTGCTGCATCTCAAGGGGGAGCGGGTGTCTGCTGAACGCTTGAGTCAGGCCCTAAACCTTGTGCAAACCAGCAGTCCTAACTACTGGTTGCTGGCAGCCCTTGAGGGAGCAGGCGTTCAGATGGCGCAGCAGGGAGAGCAAATCTACGGGCGACTTCTCCAGTGGGTCAAGACCTTTGAATGGCCTCTGCCGCGATGGCAGCCCCCGGGCATCCCTCAGGATCCGTTGCGATTGACCCTAGGGACTTGGCCGATAGGTCTGACGGGGTTTGCCCTCGATGAGCTTCTGCAACCGCAGATCATTGCTGAGTTTCCCAGTGGGCGATCGCTAACCTTTTGCCTTGGCCTCGGTACCACACAAACAATGCTAGAAACCTTGGCCGATCGCCTGAAAAGTGTTTACACTGAATACTGCCACAATGCCCCGCTGCCGCCCCTGGCCATCCCATCAATCCCCAGTTGCCAAGAACCGGCACTCTCACCACGGGAGGCCTACTTTTGCCCACAGCGATCAATTCCCCTGAGGGCGGCCCTCAATGAGATTAGTGCCGAAACGATCGCCCCCTACCCGCCCGGGATTCCCACTGTCATTGCTGGCGAACGATTCACTGAATCAGTGATTGCAACGTTGCAAACCCTCCAAGAACTAGGGGCAGAGATGGTGGGGGCCAGCGATCCAACGCTGCAAACCCTAAGAATTTGCAAAGTCTAG
- a CDS encoding DUF3727 domain-containing protein translates to MGSNYQNQQNSDEQPWEEEDFAEEMEQLRLYDDEGRFLDCYVEFRLNVQGETYALLRPVDYPVEIFAVVAENDEEETLVPLEEEEIDQVFDTARAILEEQNLTLKRTALTLTVAGELPDLDEDEILTVEVEADDGIEEYQPLGSSFFYEAREYSVYTPLSPTLYVARLVPGQEPQLLSPHEFQHLQPLLEQHLVTHLLEEEDWED, encoded by the coding sequence ATGGGCTCAAACTATCAGAACCAGCAAAACAGTGATGAGCAGCCTTGGGAAGAGGAAGACTTCGCAGAGGAAATGGAGCAACTCCGCCTCTACGATGATGAGGGTCGCTTCCTCGACTGCTACGTTGAGTTTCGTCTGAATGTGCAAGGGGAAACCTATGCGCTGCTGCGCCCTGTGGACTACCCCGTAGAAATTTTTGCGGTCGTGGCTGAAAACGATGAGGAAGAAACCTTGGTGCCTCTAGAGGAAGAGGAAATTGATCAGGTCTTTGATACAGCCCGTGCCATCCTCGAAGAACAAAACCTCACCCTCAAGCGCACCGCACTCACCCTCACCGTAGCGGGCGAACTGCCGGACCTAGATGAAGATGAAATTCTCACGGTTGAAGTGGAAGCCGATGATGGCATCGAGGAGTATCAACCCCTCGGTAGTAGCTTCTTTTATGAAGCGCGGGAATACAGTGTTTACACGCCCCTGAGTCCCACCCTTTATGTGGCTCGCCTGGTCCCCGGTCAGGAGCCTCAACTGCTTTCTCCCCACGAGTTTCAACACCTGCAACCCCTCTTGGAGCAGCATTTGGTGACCCATTTGCTGGAGGAGGAGGACTGGGAGGACTAG